TTCTCCAACACGCCACACATCTCCCAGCGCGCCAAGTTTCGCCCGTACCGTTTCGTCGACGACGAGGGAATGCATGAGGCAGTCAGTGCAAAGGCGAAGGCGAATTATTGGCAAGACATGAAGGAAATCGACGATCTTATCGCCGGCAAGAAATGGATCATGGGCGACAGCTACACCGTGGTTGATCCCTATGCACTCGTCTTCTACGGCTGGGGCGCAAGCCACGCATTACCGATGGACGAGCTTAAGGCCTTCACCCAGCACAAGAACCAGATGCTCGAACGGCCAGCCGTAAGGGCCGTGCTGGAGCGAGAAAAGAATCCCCATTTCAAATGAGCTCTGCCGTCGGCTTCAGCCGTCCGGCGATCGAGCTCAAGGAGCGACATCGACGGGAAGTGTCCTTCGGTCAGACTTAAAGGTGCCGGCCCTCATCGACCGGCACGACAATTCCGGTCGAGCTCGTGAGATGGACGATGCAGGCCACCACCGCCCTTGCGACATCGTCCGGCGTGGTGATGTGGGCGAGCGGAAGCTTCTCAGCGGTTTTCTGCAGCTGCTCGCGGCTGCGCCCTGGCACGAAATCGGTATCGACGCCCGCTGGCGAGACGGAGAAGACGCGGATTTTCGGCGCCAAGATTTTCGCCAGTGCGACGGTGAGTGCGTCTACCCCCGCCTTTGCCGCCAGATAAGCCAGGCTGCTGCCCAATCCGGTCCGGGCCGCGATCGAGGAAATATTGATGATCGCTGGAGCCGTGCCGTGCTCCAGCAATGGCCGGAAGGCGCGCATCATGGCGAATGGTCCCCGCAGATTGATCGTAACAGTTTTGTCGAAAATAGCGTCGGTGAGCTTGTCGAGATCGTTGAGCGGAACCGGCGTAGTGGCGCCGCCGCAATTGATCAATGCATCGAGCCGCCCGTACAGCTTTTCCACGGCGGCGGCAGCCTCTGCGATGGAATCGGTCTCATCGATGGCGATGCGCATGGCGCAATGCGGCGGATCCTGTCGGCCCGCGACCTGCAAGCCGTCTACGACCTCCTGCGCCCTCGCACTGCCGCTGTTGTAGCCGACCACGACGGCCGACCCCATCGCGGCAAGGCGCGCCGCCGTTGCTTTGCCGATACCGCTGCTGCCGCCGGTGACCAGTGCGACCTTCGGAAATTGCAGTGCCGGAATGTCGATGCCGGTCATACGTGGCTCTCCCAATAGGGCCGTCGAAGCTCCTGCTTCAGGATTTTCCCGACATTCGATCGGGGCAATGTTTCGCGCTGTTCTATGGCCGAAAGCCGCTGCATCTTCCCGAGCTGCGCATTGGTCCATTCCAACAATTGGTCGAGATCAACAGCCGCCTTTTCCTTGACCACCACCAATCCGAGCGGTGTCTCGCCCCATCGCTCGCTGGGCACTGCGATGACCGCAGCTTCCGCCACATCCGGATGCGACAGCAGCTTTTCCTCCAGGTCGCTCGCATAGATGTTGAAGCCGCCAGAGATGATCATGTCTTTCTTGCGGTCGAGCAAGACGAGGAAACCGTCCTCGTCGAACAGTCCGATATCGCCGGTCCGATGGAAGACGGTCCCTTCCCCGTCGCGCCAATAGAATGCCTGATTGGCTGCTTTGTTGCGGAAATAACCCGACATCATCGTCGCCGAGCGCCCGACAATTTCGCCGCGCTTTCCGGCCGGGAGAAATTGCCCGTCCTCGTCGATGATCCGTATGTCATTTCCTGCTGCCGGCTTGCCAACGGTGTGCGCCTTATGGGGAAATTCGGAGACGTCAAGAATGCAGGTACAGCCGCCCTCCGTCAGGCCATAGATTTCAAAAAAGCGGCCTGGCCATCGCTCGACTGCCGCACGCTTGACCGCCGCAGGTAATGGCGCGCCGGTACATTGCTTCATCCGGAATGCAGAGAGGTCGCGTTTCGCAAAACCGTCCGAATCCAGAATCCGTTGATACTGCACCGGCACCAGCATGGTGTGCGTCACCCGCTCGGATTCCGCGAGGTCGAGGTAAAGTTCGGCGTCGAACTTCGGCATCAGGATCACGCGTCCGCCATGGAATAAGGTGGCGAGCAACGGCATCAGGGTTGTGTTTGAGTAAAGCGGCGTGGCGAGCAGCATCGTGCTGCCCTGGTCGATTCCAAAGAGGCTTCTGGCAGCTTGCCGGTATCGCATCGCGTGCGAGTGAACGATGCCTTTGGCAAGGCCCGTCGTTCCCGAACTGTAGATGATGTTGAAGTCTGCGTGCGGCTCACAGCTACGCGCATGCTCCAGAGGTGCACTGCGCCCGAAGCTGCGAGGGAATTCCCCGCCCGGGGTGAGCGCAAAAACCGGCACGTTGGCAACATCGCCTGCGAGTTGCTCACTCTCCTGGTGAACAATAACGAAATCTGGTTCGCAGTCGGCGATCATGCCAGAGAGAGCGTCGCGATGGGCCGAGACTGGCAGCGGCACGGCACACCCGCCGGCAGCGACAATTGCCAGGTAAGCGACGACAAGTTCGACGCTCGTCGCGCCGAAAAGCCCAATGCGGCCTCCGCCTTCGGTCGCCGCCTGAACGAAAGTCCCAGCGGTCTCGAGCACTGTTTCTCGAAGTGACTGCCAATCAAGGCTTGCGCTTCCGCAGCGCAGCGCTTCATCGCCTGGCCGCTCGAGCCCGTGCGAGAGTATTCTCTTTAAAAGGTCGCCTTCCTCGTTCAGTGCCGACATCATTCGTCCTCGATCAAAATGATGCTCCTGGCGATCAGGGCCGGTTTGTCAGACCCTTCGACATCCACCATCGATTCCAATTCGACGCGCGCACCGGCCGCATGCCGGGTGGCCTGAACAAGTGACATGGTCAGCCTGATGCGACTGCCGGCCTGAACGGGCGTCAGGAAGCGTACGCGGTCATAGCCATAGTTGAGGCCGCGGCCACGCCTGCGAATCGCAAAAATATTGCGTTGGAGCCATGGGATCAGCGAAAGAACGTAAAGACCATGCGCAATCGTCTTTCCGTCCGGCAATTCGCGCGCCGCGCGTTCGGCGTCGACGTGAATCCAGTTGTCATCTCCCGTCAGCCGCGCGAAGTCACTAATGTGTCGCTGCTCTATTGTGAACCATTGCGACGATCCTATCGGACGCCCAGCATGGCGCTGCAGGTCGATTGCGTGTTCGACAATCAGCATCAGATGGACTCTGAGCGCATCAGCCGGTCCGGAACACTTTGCGCTTGCTGCAGATCGACCAGGAGCACCACCTTGCCGATCTGCTCGTTTCGATCGAGCAGATCATGTGCTTCCCGGACCTGCTCCCATGGAAACAGAGCGTGGATTTTGCTCACGATGCGGCCTTTCTCAATGAGCGGCCAAACGTATTGCACCAGTTCGGACGCAATCGCCCCCTTGTAGGAGGCAGGCCGCGGCCGCAATGTGGAACCCGTCAATGTCAGCCGGCGGCGAACGACAGCCCGGATGTTGACTTCGGCAGTCTCGCCAAGATGGCTCGCAATGAAGACCAGGCGCCCATCCGGTTTGAGAAGGTCGAGCTGCTTCTGCGTGTAGTCACCGGCCTGCGCATCGAGCACGACATCGACGCCTTCGCCACCGGTGACGCGCCTGACTTCGCTTTCCCAGTCGCCGCGATAGTCAGTCGCGTAATGCGCGCCGGTCTCAAGACAGACTTGCCGCTTCTGCGCCGTGCCGGCGGTCGCAATGACAGTGGCGTCGCGCAACTCGCGGGCAATCTGGATCGCTGCCAGGCCGACGCCGCTCGTCCCGCCCTGGATCAGAAGCGTCTCGCCGTGTGCGAGCCGTCCAAGCCAAAAGACGTTGTTCCAGGCAGTGAAGAAGACTTCCGGTAGCGACGCCGCCTCAGCGAATGTCAGACCGCGCGGAATCGGCATGCATTGCAATGCCGGCACGCTGCAAAACTCGGCATAGCCACCGCCATTAACAAGCGCGCACACGCAATCGCCAACTTTCACATTGCTGACCTCTGGCCCTACTTCTTCAACAACGCCGGCCACATCGAGACCCGGAAGAGGAGACGCGCCGGGCGGCGGTGGATAAAGGCCGCGACGCTGCTGTATGTCCGGACGGTTTACAGCGGCGGCAAGAACGCGGATCACCACTCCGCCACCCTTCGCTTGCGGACGCGGCATTTCGATCATCCGCAACACCTCGGGACCGCCCGGGCGTTCGATTTCAATCGCGCGCATCATGCTCGCGTCTCTTTCCCGCGGGCCGCTGGTCAGGCCACCTGGAGGCCAACGATTGTGGCCGGATTGTCACGAACCATCGTCCTGACGTCGTCTTCCGAAAATCCGAGCGCGATGCACAGCTTTATTGCCTGTCTCATCCCTTCGACCGGCGTCGGATTGTCAACCTGCCCCAGATCCGAACCGATCGAGGAATGCGCAACACCCGCCGCGAGGATGTGCTCCTTCAGCTCCCGGGGAGAAAAGACATTGAACCGGGAATCGACATAGAGGCAGGCCGATTGCTCGATCAATGCGCCAAACTCGGCCATCTCCTTGATGTCATCGTAAGTGAAATGCAGGCCATACATCGGATGGTTGACCAGCAGCCGCTTCACGCCGCGCTTCTTCGCCTCCGCAAAGAGCTTCCAGATTTCCCAGACATGCAAATGACCGGATGAAAGGATGGCATCGAATTCTGCAATGGAGTCCAGAATCTCCTTCACAACATCGAGGATCTCGCCATAGCTGTCCACCACGGTGAGACCTGGCGACGGCTTCAGCTTCACATTGGAGACGAGCCGCTGCTTGCGGCTGGAGCTGCGGATGTGGTTGGCTGATTGCGCCGTCGGCATCCAGATCAGCTTTGCTCCCTGCTTGAGCTGGGCATCGACAACAAAAGGATTCAGGCCGCCGGTGCTGTTGTTGAGAACGAGACCGCTGAACATTGCAACGTTGTGATGCCCCAGCACCCGATCCATGAGGGGAATGAAGGGCGCGACGGAATAGTGATGGTCTTTGAATAAAATGCCTCTCATTCCGGCGGCCGCCGCCTCTTCGACAGCCTGGAAGTGGTCGACCTGCCGCGGCATCGTCGAGGGTCCGGAATGGACATGCAGGTCCAGCGCACCTTGCAGCAACCTGTTCGCCGTCGCGTCATCGACCTGCGCGATCAGCGCACGCGCCTCTTCCCGATATGTCACCGAAGCCACCCTTCTTCCACTGCTTGCCAGGAGATGCTTAGAACTTGACACCGTCGGGTCACAACGTAAGCATCTCGCCGTTCCGCACCGCGGAATGCGGGAGTGAGCCGTGGGAATACGATCAATCGAGCGCGCGATGAAGGTATTGCAGGAAATGAACCTGCAGCCCTACACCTCGATCGCTCATCTTCATGCCCGGACCGGCCTGCCCAAGGCGACGCTGGTCCGGATCCTCAAGACGCTGGAGGATCTGGGCTATGTCGAGAACGACCAGAGGCTCGGAGGCTATCAGGTCAGCGCACTGGTGGGTTCGCTGAGTTCGGGCTTTCACAAGGAGCCGATGGTCGTCGAGGCCGGCAGGCCATGGGCCGTCGCGTTCACGCGCAGGCATCAGTGGCCAGTCTCGATCTCGTTACTCGACCAGAATGCAATGGTCGTGCGCTTTAGCACAGTGCCCGACAGTTCGATGTCACCCTTCCACAAGACGGTCAACATGCGCCTGCCGTTGCTGACGCGCGGCATGGGCCTGGCGTATTTGGCTTTCACGCCGAAGGAGGAATTCGATCTGATCGTCGAGATGCTTCGTCGATCGGACGATCCAGAAGACAACCTGGCGCAGGATATGGACAAACTTGATCGGCTGGTTCAGCAAGTCCGGCGGCAAGGCTACGCATCGCGAGCCAAACATGTCGAGCCGAGAAACTCGAACACGATCGCCGTGCCGATCATGAACGAGGTGGGGCGCGTGGTGGCGAGCTTCGGCCTGACGTATTTCACTGCCGCGCTATCCGAGTCAGAGGCGTGCAAGCGCTATGTGCCCGTACTGAAGTCGACCTCAGCCGAAATAACTCAGGATCTCGCCAGGATCGCACGAACCTCCTCTGGATGGTCTTCAGACAGGGCTCTTGCCGACGATGCGGCAGCGGCCAATCACTCGACGGGTGCCTGAGTTCCAGAACACGCCGGATAAATAAAGAGACCGCTTTCACGTACCGGAATTGACCCATTACATGGATTATTCACGACTCGGCAGATAGTTTTTTAGAAGGTCCGTCGCCCATTTGCGCGCAAGCTCTGCGGTGAGGCGCTGATGATGTTATGAATGAACCTGTCATTGCTCTCATGGACGCAACCGGATTGATCGGGCAATACTTGCTGCATTGAGAATGCAGGCCGTCTTGTCGCAAGCAAAGCGTGCTCATCGCTTGTGCTGATGGAGCGAACGTGGGCCTGACAGTTCGCCCAAAGCCTTCGGCCAACATGTCTCGCTACGCTCTCAGCGTGCGCCGGCATTGATCAGAGCCAGCCCGGTCTGCGGATCGTGCTTGCGACGCAGGTGCTGCGGCGATTCGGTGATCATCACTTCCAGGGTCGGGCGGAGGTGTCCCTCGGCAAGGTGCCCCGCGATTGCCGCACCGCTACGCTTTCACTGGCAAGCGACCCACACGCACTTCGACAGCCGAGGTTGTCCTGCCTGGCAGTGCGTGTGGGTTTGTCTTTTTGGAGTCATTTATGAGCGCAGATGTCTCACGTGCAATCGCCTTAAGCCAAGCAGACGAACTTCGGAAGAAGGCCGCACAAGCTAAGCGCAAGTATGGCGCCGCTCACCACCGCCCGCCAAACCGATAGACCCACTCGGATGTGTTGCCAGATTTTCTCGCCGTGTTCCTTTGACGATGCCCGATAGAAGACACGGCCGGAGCCGAACTCCTGAATGAATGAGAGGTAGACCAACTCACTCGATTTGAGGGCAAAACAAGGCTCATTGTGAGAAATGAGGCCGGTTCCGGACATTCATTGGCATCAGATGCCATCCCTGCGCTGCTTGCCGGAGGACGATGGTATAACCATCGACAGGTGACGTGAGTTCCAGACAAAAGCGATCCCCAATGGATAGATGCGCAACGCGCAACCCAATCGCCTGACTATTGTCTGCGAAGCGAACGTCCACGGCTC
The genomic region above belongs to Pseudorhodoplanes sinuspersici and contains:
- a CDS encoding SDR family NAD(P)-dependent oxidoreductase, with amino-acid sequence MTGIDIPALQFPKVALVTGGSSGIGKATAARLAAMGSAVVVGYNSGSARAQEVVDGLQVAGRQDPPHCAMRIAIDETDSIAEAAAAVEKLYGRLDALINCGGATTPVPLNDLDKLTDAIFDKTVTINLRGPFAMMRAFRPLLEHGTAPAIINISSIAARTGLGSSLAYLAAKAGVDALTVALAKILAPKIRVFSVSPAGVDTDFVPGRSREQLQKTAEKLPLAHITTPDDVARAVVACIVHLTSSTGIVVPVDEGRHL
- a CDS encoding class I adenylate-forming enzyme family protein translates to MMSALNEEGDLLKRILSHGLERPGDEALRCGSASLDWQSLRETVLETAGTFVQAATEGGGRIGLFGATSVELVVAYLAIVAAGGCAVPLPVSAHRDALSGMIADCEPDFVIVHQESEQLAGDVANVPVFALTPGGEFPRSFGRSAPLEHARSCEPHADFNIIYSSGTTGLAKGIVHSHAMRYRQAARSLFGIDQGSTMLLATPLYSNTTLMPLLATLFHGGRVILMPKFDAELYLDLAESERVTHTMLVPVQYQRILDSDGFAKRDLSAFRMKQCTGAPLPAAVKRAAVERWPGRFFEIYGLTEGGCTCILDVSEFPHKAHTVGKPAAGNDIRIIDEDGQFLPAGKRGEIVGRSATMMSGYFRNKAANQAFYWRDGEGTVFHRTGDIGLFDEDGFLVLLDRKKDMIISGGFNIYASDLEEKLLSHPDVAEAAVIAVPSERWGETPLGLVVVKEKAAVDLDQLLEWTNAQLGKMQRLSAIEQRETLPRSNVGKILKQELRRPYWESHV
- a CDS encoding MaoC family dehydratase translates to MLIVEHAIDLQRHAGRPIGSSQWFTIEQRHISDFARLTGDDNWIHVDAERAARELPDGKTIAHGLYVLSLIPWLQRNIFAIRRRGRGLNYGYDRVRFLTPVQAGSRIRLTMSLVQATRHAAGARVELESMVDVEGSDKPALIARSIILIEDE
- a CDS encoding NAD(P)H-quinone oxidoreductase; its protein translation is MMRAIEIERPGGPEVLRMIEMPRPQAKGGGVVIRVLAAAVNRPDIQQRRGLYPPPPGASPLPGLDVAGVVEEVGPEVSNVKVGDCVCALVNGGGYAEFCSVPALQCMPIPRGLTFAEAASLPEVFFTAWNNVFWLGRLAHGETLLIQGGTSGVGLAAIQIARELRDATVIATAGTAQKRQVCLETGAHYATDYRGDWESEVRRVTGGEGVDVVLDAQAGDYTQKQLDLLKPDGRLVFIASHLGETAEVNIRAVVRRRLTLTGSTLRPRPASYKGAIASELVQYVWPLIEKGRIVSKIHALFPWEQVREAHDLLDRNEQIGKVVLLVDLQQAQSVPDRLMRSESI
- a CDS encoding DUF6282 family protein, whose protein sequence is MASVTYREEARALIAQVDDATANRLLQGALDLHVHSGPSTMPRQVDHFQAVEEAAAAGMRGILFKDHHYSVAPFIPLMDRVLGHHNVAMFSGLVLNNSTGGLNPFVVDAQLKQGAKLIWMPTAQSANHIRSSSRKQRLVSNVKLKPSPGLTVVDSYGEILDVVKEILDSIAEFDAILSSGHLHVWEIWKLFAEAKKRGVKRLLVNHPMYGLHFTYDDIKEMAEFGALIEQSACLYVDSRFNVFSPRELKEHILAAGVAHSSIGSDLGQVDNPTPVEGMRQAIKLCIALGFSEDDVRTMVRDNPATIVGLQVA
- a CDS encoding IclR family transcriptional regulator domain-containing protein — translated: MKVLQEMNLQPYTSIAHLHARTGLPKATLVRILKTLEDLGYVENDQRLGGYQVSALVGSLSSGFHKEPMVVEAGRPWAVAFTRRHQWPVSISLLDQNAMVVRFSTVPDSSMSPFHKTVNMRLPLLTRGMGLAYLAFTPKEEFDLIVEMLRRSDDPEDNLAQDMDKLDRLVQQVRRQGYASRAKHVEPRNSNTIAVPIMNEVGRVVASFGLTYFTAALSESEACKRYVPVLKSTSAEITQDLARIARTSSGWSSDRALADDAAAANHSTGA